A stretch of DNA from Maridesulfovibrio sp.:
CTTCCATGGCTTCCCTGCCGGCCTTTTCAGCTTCTTCCGCCTTTCTGGCGGTTTCACGTTCCTTTTGGGCCATATCGGAAATGTTCTTGCGAAGTGATGCAGCCATGGCCGACAAAGCCTCCTGCAGTTCACCTATTTCATCATGATTTTTCGATGTGAGGACCATATCAAGGTTACCGGCGGCAACCTTGCGGGCAGCCTCCTTGGTTTCAACAAGCGGATTTATGATATTTCTTGAAACAACCATGTTCATGGGGAGCATAAGAAACAGGAACAGAGCAGCGGCGGCGCCCAACTGAATCAGTATGGTCCGTGTTCCGGCATCCATCATGGCCTGACGTATTTCGGCGGCCCTGCTGTCGATGTTATCGATGTAAACGCCGGTCCCGATCCAGAAATCCGTACCCGGAATCATCTGTGCGTAACCAAGTTTCGGCATGGGTTCCGCCTTGCCCGGCTTATCCCAGGTAAAATGGACAAACCCGCCGCCGGACTCTGCGGCACGAGCCAACTCACGGACGGAATAAACGCCGTCTTTGCCCTTCAGATTGTTAAGATCCTTGCCGTGCAAGGAGGGCTTCACAGGGTGCGCAACGTTTGTCGTTCCCTCATATACAAAAAAATATCCGGATGAATCCTGCTCAAAAAAAGCGTCCTTTATCATGTTCCGGAATATCTCAATCTTTTCCTTGTCCTCGGAAACACCAGACACAGCTTTTGCCAGGGCCTCGGCCATGGCGGATGTTGCAACCTTTATCTTCTCTTTCTGCCCTTCAAGCATCAGTTGCTGGGCCTTTTCAACCTCTCTGTCAGCCAGTTCATAAGAAGAATAAATGTTGATCAGAATAATTATTACCGTAGTGACAACTGCAACTGAAAACAAAAGCAGTAGTTTGCCACGTATAGAAAGATTTACCAAGGGTTACCTCCCCCATATAAGACACAATGTTTGTCAACATTCCGTATAGATTCAGCACATGTAAAAGCAACAAGATACTGACGGTTCAAAACAAACCGGCATTTTGCTTATCTCCATCGCATCGGCAGAGCAACAAGGCGATTTGATAAATTGTTTTTTTTACATAAGTGCTACTGAATTGTCCCCAGACATTCATATCAGATGCCTGAACAAGGAATGATGATGAATCACAATACGCCCGACATTGAATATACATTCAATAAGAATAAAGAAATGACAAAAAAATAAAACAGTCAAACAAAACATAATTAAATGTTCATGAAAAACGATATTCTCGGATTTCTTTGAACGGCAATTATTTTTTTATATCGGACAAATTTAAACCAGCCTTGCATACCTGTTTGTTCTTTTAGCTGAACAGGTATCCAAACAAAAAACACAAGAATTGTTCACAGAAGGGAATTAAAAAGGAGGGAAGTATGCGCAATCGGCTCGATACATACATGCATGAACATAAGCACGTCATTATAAAAGGTATCTTCGAGAAATAACGTCAAACCATGTCGGTTTTCCGCAAGACTGGTTGCAAAAGAGTGTTCTAATGATCGGTAAGAGACACAGCATGTTCCATCTGCCCCACCCTCCGCCCGGTAAGAGCTCTTTCCAAGGTTGCGGCAAAATGGTCGCATGCGAAACGGTACAACTCAAGGTCATAAATATTATAGGCCTCTATTCTGTCTTTCAAACTCTTCGGGACCAGATCCATATAATTGTTCACAGGACCCTCATTAGCTCTGACCGGAGGAGTTGAGGGCCTGAAATCCAGTACATTCGCAAGAAGCCGATAGCTTACTTCAAAATACTCAACCAGCCCGAAAAAGACAAAACTTCCGAGCAGTTTTTCCTTTGCGCGCTCCAGAAGTTCACCTGTGGCCGGCAGGCTGTAATCAAAACTCGCAGCATCAGCAGCAATAATCTTAGTCTGCAGGTTATCAACCATGAAATGTTCGCTTACCGGCTTTGTAATGGTATCCTCCAGCGAAACATTTTGTTTTTCCAGCCAGTGGGCATTGTAGTAATAGTGGGAAACATACCTGTCCAACGGTCTGCGCAACATGGTAATCTTTCTGTGCTTCGGCCGGACTCTGCACAGACGGTCCCAGCATTCAAAACCTCCGCACGGATGTGATGTCCAGATCATATGCTCAGGTCTTTCCAGGCAATGCTGAAAGGAATTAACATCCATGGACCGGAAATTGACCGGCACGGTTCCGCAATCCCGCCCGAGTCTCTGAAAAAGGCTGTTTCCTGCCGCCTTTGGGATATGGTAAAATAAAATATCCGAAGAAAGAATGCTCATAGACTTTTCCTTGAACTGGATTCCAGTGTTAATATAGCCATGATCGGCTCCGATTATTAGAAGCCGCTCATGCGCGAATATTCAAAGAAAGTTTTATTAGGTTTTATATAGATATCTCTAAACAGAACAGGGTGACCGGCTTAAAGGCAAACGGCCGCAGGGGTGCATAAACACTCCCCTGCGGCCGTACTATAAGGATGGCCTGCAAAAGGCTCTTCAGGAATCATTTATCGGCAGAAACTATTCGGCCTTACAATTCGGAATTCAAAGACATGATCGTGTCTTTAAGTTTTTCCGCCATGTCAGCAAGTTCCGCTATGGATGCAGCGGATTCTCGTGCAGCATCGCTGGAATTCGAAGCCAGACGCGCAACATTGGACACAGTATTCTCTATCTCTTTCGACGAAGAAGTCTGCTGGCCGGTTGCAAGGGCTATCTCTCCTATCCTCTCGGCCACATTATCCGAAAGACCCTGTATCTGCCCGAACACATTAACGGAATTATTTACTTCTTCATTTGCAGATCTGGCAAACGACAACGCTTCCTTGACGCCGTCAATATTCTGAGTGGTGCGGTTCTGGATATTTGAAATGCAGTCATCGACCTCTTTTGTGGCTACCATTGTTTTCTCGGCCAGCTTGCGCACTTCGTCCGCTACCACGGCGAATCCCTTGCCCGCTTCACCTGCCCGGGCCGCCTCAATAGCGGCATTGAGGGCCAGCAGGTTGGTCTGATCGGCAATCTCGTTAATCACGTTTACGACTTTGCCGATGGAATCTATTTCATTTCCAAGCGTTATCATATCAGATTCAAGGTGCTGGACCGTATCTGAAACACGGACCATGGCATCCTGCGAACGCCGGCCTACATCTATGCCGCCAAGAGCTTCCTTGCGGGCTTCATCAGCAGTTGTTGAAGCGCTTTCCGCATTTCTGGCGACTTCGTTGACAGCGGCATGCATCTGCTCAACGGCGGCTGCGGATTCGGTCATGAGCAATTGCTGCGACATGGCGCTTTCGGCAATTTTTTCGGTCCGAACCTTCAGTTCATTTGACGCCCCGGTAAGGCGCAGCACAATCTCTTCGGCCCGGCTGGAAGCCCCGGAGATCTTCTCCATGAGCGCCAGAACGCGGGTTTGTCTGGAGACGGCTTCATCTCTGGCTTTTCCGGCTTCCTCTGCCTGAACAAGAGCGTCCTGTTCAAGCTGCTTGGCCTCGGTAATAACCTCTTTCAGTTTTCCAACCATTCCGACCAGAACATTGCGAAGTTCAAGCAGCTCAGCGGTGAAAGACCCTTCCGGCCTGCAATCAAGATCTCCACCGGCAACGGCCTTGGCATAGGCTCCCAGCATCCTGAAGGAGGAGGTAACCGTCACCATGACCCAAAGCAGGATAACAAGAGTTACGAAAGCCACGCAGAGTTCTATTCCGGCCACGGCATAACTGACCAGTCTGGAATCTTCTCTGACTTTCAGCTTACTCTGATTCGAAATATCGGCAAAAACCGGTTCCACAGCCCGGGCGGACTTGATCAGTTCACCTTTAAGCCCGGCAATGGAAGCTTCAACCTCCACATAGCGGTGAAAGGCCTTTCCGTACTCATCCAGAGCCTTGAGCATTGTCTTTGCCGTGTCGCTGTCAAATCTGGCGGAAACCATCCTGTGTATGTCGCCAATCATGGAATCAACACGCTGCACCGGAGAATCTCCGCCGCGGATAATATAATTCTTTTCCTGACGGCGCATCTGGAGAACCAGAATAAGAAGCTCGGAATTGACTGCGTTACCCTTGAATGCGGCCTCCATATTCCGGGCCGCCTTGATGAACTGCCAACGCAGCCCGTCATTCATGGTCAGCCCTTTCGAAACATTCAGCGCGTGAATTTCGGTAAGAAATTTTTCATAATTCCCGATCAGCTTTTCGGCCTTTTCACAATTGGCCCCCAACTCCGGGGCCCTGGATTTGAGTTCGGCAAGAAATTTTTCCGCTTCCCCGGAACTCTTCAATGCCTTGTCTATATATTCGGACTGCATCCGCAGCAAAAAATTTTTCTCTGCACGCCGGGCCTGCAGGAATGCCTCCACTCCCTCGTTCGCCAGCATTTCAAGTTCCCGGCCGTTTTCCAGCCGGCCTTTTCCCCAGTAGTCTACCCCGAAAATCGCAACCAGCCCAAGAACGGACGTCACGAAAATCAGTATCAGCTTGCCTTTGATACTCATAAGAACTCCACTTCCTTTCGGCACCCAATAATTTTAACAGTTCAGAATCCGGTTCCCTGGTCCGCGGACATATCTGCTGAGCATGCCCGCATCATCCGTATCCCAATTCCTGATCCGCCTGTTTTTAACAGCCCGTCCGAGGACCCGAAGCAGGTCTTCAATCGATACGGGCTTGGCCAAATAGTCGAACACTCCTTTTCGCATCATATACAGAGCATCTTCTATTACAGGAGCGCCCGTCAGACAGATGGTCTCGACTGAAAGCCCCTGCTCTCTGATTATTGAAAATATCTCCTTCCCGGACAGGCCGGGCATATCCACATCAAGCAGCACAACGTCCGTTTTTCCCTGTTCAAGTATCTGCACTGCGGCCATTCCGTCCGCCGCATCCCGGACATCATATTCAAACCTCCTGAGAAGCTGCATCAGGGACTTGCGAAAACGCGATTCGTCATCGACAATAAGTATCCTTCCATTCATATGGCTCACACCTCCGCTCGGTTAGCCGGAATGCATACAGTGAAAGTCGCCCCCAACCCCGGATCGGAACTTACGCGTATGCTTCCACCCAGTTGATTCATGATGCGCAGACTCAGGGCCAACCCGAGCCCGGTACCTCCTCCCTGCCCCTTTGTGGTAAAAAAAGGGGTAAAAATGCTGCGCAGATATTCTTCGGGGATACCGGGACCGTTATCCCGGATATCCACAAAAACATTTTCGTCCGCATACCTGCTTGAAACCGTTATCTCGCCATTTTCAGCAACGGCCTGGACCGCATTGTT
This window harbors:
- a CDS encoding sulfotransferase family 2 domain-containing protein encodes the protein MSILSSDILFYHIPKAAGNSLFQRLGRDCGTVPVNFRSMDVNSFQHCLERPEHMIWTSHPCGGFECWDRLCRVRPKHRKITMLRRPLDRYVSHYYYNAHWLEKQNVSLEDTITKPVSEHFMVDNLQTKIIAADAASFDYSLPATGELLERAKEKLLGSFVFFGLVEYFEVSYRLLANVLDFRPSTPPVRANEGPVNNYMDLVPKSLKDRIEAYNIYDLELYRFACDHFAATLERALTGRRVGQMEHAVSLTDH
- a CDS encoding response regulator, translated to MNGRILIVDDESRFRKSLMQLLRRFEYDVRDAADGMAAVQILEQGKTDVVLLDVDMPGLSGKEIFSIIREQGLSVETICLTGAPVIEDALYMMRKGVFDYLAKPVSIEDLLRVLGRAVKNRRIRNWDTDDAGMLSRYVRGPGNRILNC
- a CDS encoding methyl-accepting chemotaxis protein translates to MVNLSIRGKLLLLFSVAVVTTVIIILINIYSSYELADREVEKAQQLMLEGQKEKIKVATSAMAEALAKAVSGVSEDKEKIEIFRNMIKDAFFEQDSSGYFFVYEGTTNVAHPVKPSLHGKDLNNLKGKDGVYSVRELARAAESGGGFVHFTWDKPGKAEPMPKLGYAQMIPGTDFWIGTGVYIDNIDSRAAEIRQAMMDAGTRTILIQLGAAAALFLFLMLPMNMVVSRNIINPLVETKEAARKVAAGNLDMVLTSKNHDEIGELQEALSAMAASLRKNISDMAQKERETARKAEEAEKAGREAMEAHELAQGKTAELLEAAHMLEDVVESISSASEQLMAQIEQSSAGAVEQESMVEATAASTAEISATVAEVAHNAAGAAEAVDEVRKMAEKGAEVVNRAVDGIGTVAVQSRTLMDDMSHLGQLAEGIGAVINVINDIADQTNLLALNAAIEAARAGDAGRGFAVVADEVRKLAEKTMSATSDVSSAVKDIQSETRKNIDNTVHSVETIAKVTEQANESGESLRQIVSLVEDATGQVHSIATAADQHSVASEEISQSITEINTISGETSRAMASSKTVVKDLAKQINTLTSLMVRMKA
- a CDS encoding methyl-accepting chemotaxis protein; the encoded protein is MSIKGKLILIFVTSVLGLVAIFGVDYWGKGRLENGRELEMLANEGVEAFLQARRAEKNFLLRMQSEYIDKALKSSGEAEKFLAELKSRAPELGANCEKAEKLIGNYEKFLTEIHALNVSKGLTMNDGLRWQFIKAARNMEAAFKGNAVNSELLILVLQMRRQEKNYIIRGGDSPVQRVDSMIGDIHRMVSARFDSDTAKTMLKALDEYGKAFHRYVEVEASIAGLKGELIKSARAVEPVFADISNQSKLKVREDSRLVSYAVAGIELCVAFVTLVILLWVMVTVTSSFRMLGAYAKAVAGGDLDCRPEGSFTAELLELRNVLVGMVGKLKEVITEAKQLEQDALVQAEEAGKARDEAVSRQTRVLALMEKISGASSRAEEIVLRLTGASNELKVRTEKIAESAMSQQLLMTESAAAVEQMHAAVNEVARNAESASTTADEARKEALGGIDVGRRSQDAMVRVSDTVQHLESDMITLGNEIDSIGKVVNVINEIADQTNLLALNAAIEAARAGEAGKGFAVVADEVRKLAEKTMVATKEVDDCISNIQNRTTQNIDGVKEALSFARSANEEVNNSVNVFGQIQGLSDNVAERIGEIALATGQQTSSSKEIENTVSNVARLASNSSDAARESAASIAELADMAEKLKDTIMSLNSEL